Proteins from a genomic interval of Kitasatospora kifunensis:
- a CDS encoding UvrD-helicase domain-containing protein translates to MVLKADQGDSYLLLKVLPHDKANDWACKHRASVNTATQGVEIRNDIALERATESLKALASGESRRLFARHSDKVLRRLGIDEEILPIIRLLPDEAHLEALHRVLPEQQFDVLLGLASGLEPDEIDREIVQAYARTAAGDGDAPPESGLVSAMAHARGRVALVSGPEELLEILERPFDTWRIFLHPAQHRVAYRDSYGGPVRVTGGPGTGKTVVALHRAHHLAHRLPPDAPDGSVLLTTYTRDLAAELERCLALLITDERIRAKVRVVNVDALANETLRRARAGAPLKLVVDQREIISRWGRIAHRLGVDFTDVFLDQEWRQVVLAQAITGPEQYLKAARTGRGTALGPLKRAQLWRAVAAFEEQLRQSGEWTFLQVCAQAARQLESLESRPFRHVVVDEAQDLHPAQWRFLRALVAPGPDDLFLAGDTHQRIYGNKVSLRSLGIQVAGRSSRLRINYRTTHEILTWSASLLTGERPDDMDGGEESLAGYHSTLHGSHPDVRGYPARGEEIQALVARISEWITSGVSPEDIGVAVRFVQLGRDIAQALEQTGTQVCLLGTGPLGPGVRIGSMHRMKGLEFRCVAVAGVNDGVVPMRGALTPVDSDLQQHQEDLNGELNLLFVACTRAREVLRVSWHGTPSIFLKPAVSGR, encoded by the coding sequence GTGGTACTCAAGGCCGACCAGGGCGACAGCTACCTCCTGCTGAAGGTCCTCCCCCACGACAAGGCCAACGACTGGGCGTGCAAGCACCGGGCCTCGGTCAACACCGCGACCCAGGGTGTCGAGATCCGCAACGACATCGCGCTGGAACGCGCTACCGAGTCACTGAAAGCCCTCGCTAGCGGAGAGTCCAGGCGGCTCTTCGCGCGTCACTCCGACAAGGTCCTGCGCCGCCTGGGCATCGATGAGGAGATCCTGCCGATCATCCGGCTACTGCCGGACGAAGCCCACCTGGAAGCCCTCCACCGGGTCCTCCCGGAACAGCAGTTCGACGTCCTGCTGGGCCTTGCCAGCGGGCTGGAACCCGACGAGATCGACCGCGAGATCGTCCAGGCCTACGCGCGGACCGCGGCGGGCGACGGCGATGCTCCGCCCGAGAGCGGACTGGTCTCGGCGATGGCACACGCGCGCGGCCGCGTCGCCCTGGTGTCCGGCCCCGAGGAGTTGCTGGAGATCCTTGAACGACCGTTCGACACGTGGCGGATCTTCCTGCATCCGGCCCAGCACCGGGTCGCCTACCGGGACTCGTACGGCGGACCGGTCCGCGTGACGGGCGGTCCCGGCACCGGAAAGACGGTGGTGGCTCTGCACCGTGCCCACCATCTGGCCCATCGACTGCCCCCGGACGCTCCAGACGGGTCGGTGCTGCTCACCACCTACACCAGGGACCTCGCCGCGGAACTGGAACGCTGCCTGGCCCTGCTGATCACGGATGAGCGGATCCGGGCGAAGGTGCGGGTGGTCAACGTCGACGCATTGGCGAACGAGACACTGCGCCGCGCACGCGCTGGTGCACCGCTGAAGCTCGTCGTCGACCAGCGCGAGATCATCTCCCGCTGGGGACGGATCGCCCATCGGCTGGGCGTCGACTTCACCGACGTCTTCCTCGACCAGGAGTGGCGGCAGGTCGTGCTGGCACAGGCGATCACCGGACCCGAGCAGTACCTCAAGGCGGCCCGGACCGGCCGCGGCACAGCGCTCGGCCCGTTGAAGCGAGCCCAACTGTGGCGTGCGGTAGCGGCATTCGAGGAGCAGCTGCGGCAGTCCGGAGAGTGGACGTTCCTTCAGGTGTGCGCGCAGGCGGCGCGACAACTGGAGAGTCTGGAGAGCCGTCCGTTCCGGCACGTGGTGGTCGACGAGGCCCAGGACCTGCACCCCGCGCAGTGGCGGTTCCTCCGTGCTCTGGTCGCCCCCGGGCCGGACGACCTGTTCCTCGCCGGCGACACGCACCAGCGCATCTACGGCAACAAGGTCTCGCTGCGCTCGCTCGGGATCCAGGTAGCCGGGCGGTCCTCACGGCTGCGGATCAACTACCGCACCACACACGAGATCCTGACCTGGTCCGCTTCCCTGCTCACCGGCGAGCGACCGGACGACATGGACGGTGGGGAGGAGTCACTCGCCGGCTACCACTCGACGCTGCACGGATCGCACCCCGACGTGCGGGGTTACCCCGCCAGGGGCGAGGAGATCCAGGCGCTCGTTGCCCGGATCTCGGAGTGGATCACGTCAGGTGTCAGTCCGGAGGACATCGGTGTGGCCGTGCGGTTCGTCCAACTGGGCCGCGACATCGCCCAGGCACTGGAGCAGACCGGGACTCAGGTCTGTCTGCTCGGCACCGGACCCTTGGGACCGGGTGTGCGGATCGGGAGCATGCACCGGATGAAGGGACTGGAGTTCCGCTGCGTCGCCGTGGCAGGCGTGAACGACGGAGTGGTGCCCATGCGAGGCGCCCTCACCCCAGTGGATTCGGACCTACAACAGCACCAGGAGGACCTGAACGGAGAGCTGAACCTGCTCTTCGTCGCATGTACGCGGGCGAGGGAGGTCCTGCGCGTCTCATGGCACGGAACGCCGAGCATCTTCCTCAAACCGGCCGTCTCGGGGCGATAG
- a CDS encoding type VII secretion target codes for MSDRASEFDRMMNPWAYGSDGKLTAQAQGQGAARTQIQSADANNGGGGYSVDPAALDAAAADAEQINCRLGGECQSADDKMAAVSGGLSGFGLGAACKDASTTWDQQILALNKVIGGLAQNLRTTAQNYRAAESAAANGLQG; via the coding sequence ATGTCCGATCGTGCGTCGGAGTTCGACCGCATGATGAACCCGTGGGCTTATGGCTCTGACGGCAAACTGACCGCCCAGGCGCAGGGCCAGGGCGCGGCCCGGACCCAGATCCAGTCAGCGGACGCGAACAACGGCGGTGGTGGCTACTCCGTTGACCCGGCCGCGCTCGATGCCGCTGCTGCCGATGCCGAGCAGATCAACTGCCGCCTGGGCGGGGAGTGCCAGAGCGCGGACGACAAGATGGCGGCGGTCTCCGGCGGCCTCAGCGGTTTCGGTCTGGGCGCCGCGTGCAAGGATGCGTCGACCACCTGGGATCAGCAGATCCTGGCCCTCAATAAGGTCATTGGTGGGCTTGCCCAGAATCTGAGGACGACCGCGCAGAACTATCGCGCTGCCGAGAGCGCTGCCGCCAACGGGCTCCAGGGCTGA
- a CDS encoding GNAT family N-acetyltransferase, whose translation MRRDFPEDPPVTYEAAIGRLRTPWPSDGECRYWAAYVDGVLVGLGKLSLEGDENSGIAQAEVTVHPDVRRQGIGTALLRALVPAVRDSGRPTVNGTAMKSGSPGAVWADGLGFRVVNRTVIQELVVDGTKPELWEVPVPEGYRLTSWVGSTPQELIESYAVAREAVQDAPLGESSVRLARWDPQRIRREERALAEQGAEERVVVTIHQASGEVVGVTGILTYAYRPETCYQHDTSVVATHRGRGLGRAMKAAMMRELVVERPQVRRIVTSTNADNVHMIAVNDAIGYHVLRRLIWVETTASALAETLR comes from the coding sequence ATGCGGCGCGACTTCCCCGAAGACCCACCGGTCACCTATGAGGCTGCGATCGGCCGGTTGCGTACGCCGTGGCCAAGTGATGGGGAGTGCCGGTACTGGGCTGCCTACGTGGATGGTGTTCTGGTCGGGCTGGGCAAGCTCTCGTTGGAGGGGGACGAGAACAGCGGGATCGCGCAGGCCGAGGTGACGGTGCATCCTGACGTCCGGCGTCAGGGGATAGGTACCGCGCTGCTGCGGGCGCTCGTGCCCGCGGTGCGGGATTCGGGGCGGCCGACGGTGAACGGCACCGCGATGAAGTCCGGCTCGCCCGGCGCCGTTTGGGCGGATGGGCTCGGCTTTCGGGTGGTGAACCGCACGGTGATCCAGGAGCTGGTCGTCGACGGGACGAAGCCGGAGCTGTGGGAGGTGCCGGTGCCCGAGGGATACCGCCTGACCAGCTGGGTCGGTTCGACGCCGCAGGAGCTGATCGAGTCGTACGCGGTCGCCCGGGAGGCGGTGCAGGACGCGCCGTTGGGCGAGTCCAGTGTTCGGCTCGCCCGGTGGGACCCGCAGCGGATCCGCAGGGAGGAGCGGGCGCTGGCCGAGCAGGGTGCCGAGGAGCGGGTGGTGGTCACGATCCACCAGGCGAGTGGCGAGGTCGTCGGCGTCACCGGGATCCTGACCTACGCCTACCGTCCGGAGACCTGCTACCAGCACGACACCTCTGTGGTGGCGACGCATCGCGGTCGCGGCCTCGGTCGGGCGATGAAGGCGGCGATGATGCGCGAGCTCGTCGTGGAGCGGCCGCAGGTGCGGCGGATCGTGACGAGCACCAACGCCGACAACGTCCACATGATCGCGGTGAACGACGCGATCGGGTACCACGTCCTGCGCCGCCTGATCTGGGTGGAGACAACCGCTAGCGCGCTGGCCGAGACGCTGCGCTGA
- a CDS encoding LysR family transcriptional regulator, giving the protein MDFTEVSLTALRVFRAAAERGTLTAAAAQLGYTQSAVSRQIASIERAAGATLLERRHDGVRLTAAGHLVLRRATAVLEEIEAAARELAGLPAQAGTVRVGWFPSAGAVLLPRALAALARTDPAITVITREGGTPALVRALRAGSLDLALLSSAAPFRAPDAESPPLAVQTLTERGLCVAVPAGHPLARGEFIDVADLRGQRWIAGPSSGGDRLMGVWPGLDERPEIAHTARDWLAKLHLVAAGCGLTTAPASLAPAAPAGLRILPVRGGPQEQRRIILARLPQPPTEAAARVAQALRAAAIDEDAVL; this is encoded by the coding sequence ATGGACTTCACCGAGGTCTCGCTGACCGCCCTGCGGGTCTTCCGCGCGGCGGCCGAGCGGGGCACCCTCACCGCCGCCGCAGCCCAACTGGGCTACACCCAGTCCGCCGTCTCCCGGCAGATCGCCTCCATCGAACGGGCCGCGGGTGCGACGCTGCTGGAGCGACGCCACGACGGCGTACGCTTGACCGCCGCCGGACACCTGGTGCTGCGGCGGGCCACCGCCGTGCTGGAGGAGATCGAGGCGGCCGCGCGCGAACTGGCCGGCCTGCCCGCCCAGGCCGGCACGGTACGGGTGGGCTGGTTCCCCAGCGCCGGCGCCGTGCTGCTGCCCCGCGCGCTGGCAGCGCTGGCCCGCACCGACCCCGCCATCACCGTCATCACCCGCGAGGGCGGCACGCCCGCGCTGGTCCGGGCGCTGCGGGCGGGCAGCCTCGACCTCGCCCTGCTGAGCTCCGCTGCGCCCTTCCGCGCGCCGGACGCCGAATCGCCCCCGCTCGCCGTGCAGACCCTGACCGAACGCGGCCTGTGCGTCGCCGTGCCCGCCGGCCATCCGCTGGCCCGCGGCGAGTTCATCGACGTCGCCGACCTGCGCGGCCAACGCTGGATCGCCGGCCCGTCCTCGGGCGGGGACCGGCTGATGGGCGTGTGGCCCGGCCTGGACGAACGGCCGGAGATCGCCCACACCGCCCGCGACTGGCTGGCCAAACTGCACCTGGTCGCCGCCGGCTGCGGACTGACCACCGCGCCCGCCTCCCTCGCCCCGGCCGCCCCTGCGGGCCTGCGGATCCTCCCGGTGCGCGGCGGGCCGCAGGAACAACGCCGGATCATCCTGGCCCGCCTCCCCCAACCGCCGACCGAGGCTGCGGCGCGCGTCGCCCAGGCCTTGCGCGCCGCGGCGATCGACGAGGACGCGGTTCTGTGA
- a CDS encoding SDR family NAD(P)-dependent oxidoreductase, whose amino-acid sequence MNAPRIALVTGANQGLGRALVEGLAARLGPADLVLLTGRDGRRVADAAAQVAHAPGTRSRVAGRVLDVTDADAVAALVDELRERHGGVDIVISNAVARLVPDRPQSEQADQFIDVANGGTHAVLRSFAPALRPGGRLIVVASTLGTLGHLDPRLRARFDGASLEQVEYAVESWRGAIHNGTAAQAGWARWLNVPSKVAQVAAVRAVAAERRAGDLADGTLIAAVCPGMVDTATSRPWFDDYSQAQSPAEAARAVLDLVLTEGVDPALYGELVRFGKVLPWHDGTPPTEQDQQLIP is encoded by the coding sequence ATGAACGCTCCACGCATCGCCCTGGTCACCGGGGCCAACCAGGGTCTTGGCCGCGCGCTGGTCGAGGGCCTGGCCGCCCGGCTGGGCCCGGCGGATCTGGTCCTGCTCACCGGCCGCGACGGTCGGCGGGTCGCGGACGCGGCCGCCCAGGTCGCACACGCGCCCGGCACCCGAAGCCGGGTGGCGGGTCGGGTGCTCGATGTCACCGACGCCGACGCGGTCGCGGCCCTGGTCGACGAACTGCGCGAGCGGCACGGCGGGGTGGACATCGTGATCTCCAACGCCGTGGCGCGGCTGGTCCCCGACCGGCCGCAGTCCGAGCAGGCCGACCAGTTCATCGACGTCGCCAACGGCGGCACCCACGCGGTGCTGCGCTCCTTCGCCCCCGCGCTGCGGCCCGGTGGACGGCTGATCGTCGTCGCCAGCACCCTGGGTACGCTCGGCCACCTCGATCCCCGCCTGCGTGCACGGTTCGACGGCGCGAGCCTGGAGCAGGTCGAGTACGCCGTCGAGTCCTGGCGTGGCGCCATCCACAACGGGACGGCGGCACAGGCGGGTTGGGCGCGTTGGCTGAACGTGCCGTCCAAGGTGGCCCAGGTCGCCGCCGTGCGGGCAGTGGCCGCCGAGCGCCGGGCGGGCGACCTCGCCGACGGCACGTTGATCGCCGCGGTCTGCCCCGGCATGGTCGACACCGCCACCTCGCGGCCCTGGTTCGACGACTACAGCCAGGCCCAGAGTCCGGCCGAGGCGGCCCGAGCCGTCCTCGACCTGGTACTCACCGAAGGCGTCGACCCCGCGCTGTACGGCGAGCTCGTCCGCTTCGGCAAGGTCCTGCCCTGGCACGACGGAACGCCGCCCACCGAGCAGGACCAGCAGCTGATTCCATGA
- a CDS encoding SDR family NAD(P)-dependent oxidoreductase: MSVIKTPFGFSSTAAEVATGIDLTGRRAIVTGASSGLGTETARALAGTGAEVTLAVRDTEAGERAAKDITTTTGNPQVHVARLDLTDPASITEFTTAWQGPLHILVNNAGVMACPEQYTTQGWELQFASNHLGHFALATGLRPALAADGAARIVVVSSSGHQISPVVFDDVNFAFRPYDPWLAYGQSKTAGILFAREATRRWAADNITANALMPGAIYTNLQRHTNGRGSGKVPAELIKTVEQGAATSVLLATSPRLDGIGGRYFVDCNETETVDRRTTDLHGVARYALDPDGAKRLWDLSQRLLDNVN, encoded by the coding sequence ATGAGTGTCATCAAGACCCCGTTCGGCTTCAGCAGCACCGCCGCCGAAGTCGCCACCGGCATCGACCTCACCGGCCGCCGCGCCATCGTCACCGGAGCCTCCTCCGGCCTCGGCACCGAGACCGCCCGCGCGCTGGCCGGCACCGGTGCCGAGGTCACCCTGGCCGTCCGCGACACCGAGGCGGGCGAGCGTGCCGCCAAGGACATCACGACGACCACCGGCAACCCGCAGGTGCACGTCGCCCGCCTCGACCTGACGGACCCCGCCTCCATCACCGAGTTCACGACGGCCTGGCAGGGCCCCCTGCACATCCTGGTCAACAACGCCGGCGTGATGGCCTGCCCCGAGCAGTACACCACGCAGGGCTGGGAGTTGCAGTTCGCCAGCAACCACCTCGGCCACTTCGCCCTGGCCACCGGCCTGCGCCCGGCGCTGGCCGCCGACGGCGCCGCCCGGATCGTGGTCGTCTCCTCCAGCGGCCACCAGATCTCACCGGTGGTCTTCGACGACGTCAACTTCGCCTTCCGTCCCTACGATCCCTGGCTCGCCTACGGCCAGTCCAAGACCGCCGGGATCCTGTTCGCACGGGAGGCCACCCGGCGCTGGGCCGCGGACAACATCACCGCCAACGCCCTGATGCCCGGCGCCATTTACACCAATCTCCAACGCCACACCAACGGCCGCGGCAGCGGCAAGGTCCCCGCCGAACTCATCAAGACCGTCGAACAGGGCGCCGCCACCTCCGTGTTGCTGGCCACCTCCCCCCGACTCGACGGCATCGGCGGGCGCTACTTCGTCGACTGCAACGAGACCGAGACCGTCGACCGCCGCACCACCGACCTCCACGGCGTCGCCCGCTACGCCCTCGACCCCGACGGTGCGAAGCGGCTGTGGGACCTGTCCCAGCGCCTCCTGGACAACGTCAACTGA
- a CDS encoding helix-turn-helix domain-containing protein, translating into MGIPLNGRAVDARREILGTLATWAELVVEGKRLTRPRRTVPALAAFLQCHAHWLAAHPAAREAAAELETLLNSARRTAAAPMARRIPVGRCVVEGCGGGLTAVLGQERNAPASSVECDRDETHRWPPQRWLELCGEERHAPGGPAQNAAAQIPAGLTAAQIAHTWKISTGTVYWLASTHGWQRSRHGREVRYRQQDVLRSLGDR; encoded by the coding sequence TTGGGAATTCCGCTCAACGGGCGGGCGGTGGACGCGCGCCGGGAGATCCTCGGCACACTGGCCACCTGGGCCGAGCTGGTGGTGGAGGGAAAGCGGCTCACCAGACCCCGGCGCACCGTCCCCGCACTGGCCGCGTTCCTTCAGTGCCATGCGCACTGGCTGGCGGCGCACCCCGCGGCCCGCGAGGCCGCGGCCGAACTGGAGACGCTGCTGAACAGCGCACGGCGCACGGCGGCGGCGCCGATGGCGCGGCGGATACCCGTCGGCCGCTGTGTGGTGGAGGGCTGCGGCGGCGGGTTGACGGCGGTGCTGGGCCAGGAGCGGAACGCGCCCGCCTCCTCGGTGGAGTGCGACCGCGACGAGACGCACCGCTGGCCTCCGCAGCGCTGGCTGGAGCTGTGCGGCGAGGAGCGCCACGCTCCCGGCGGCCCGGCGCAGAACGCCGCCGCGCAGATCCCTGCCGGGCTGACCGCGGCGCAGATCGCGCACACCTGGAAGATCTCCACCGGGACGGTCTACTGGCTGGCCAGCACCCACGGTTGGCAGCGCAGCCGCCACGGACGGGAGGTGCGCTACCGGCAGCAGGACGTGCTGCGGAGCCTGGGCGACCGGTGA
- a CDS encoding helix-turn-helix domain-containing protein: protein MSATGELPRSPATGLELYLWLRDHGPSRPEAAVGDLGLDGVQAAAAWAELRALHLVRPGRAPGVVELVDPDLALLGLVRRQHEMLRAQADDWAELVVATQVLMERYRPAAVLDCDRVEIEVITSPARREQTLRDFYELPRNQCRLLHNGSAGTAAQQRLNEMMVGLARMLGRQVKVACVYPRCFDYARRQRRYLTELSRIGVEVRFAPQLPFSLILADQDTALLPPADGASCGALVVIHGGTLMRTFDALHTDYWVSSVPYQPDRDGADDCGAEGSGARKGNGAELSEQHRATLRLLGNGLTDERIARTLGVSVRTVSRLVSELMHALGAESRFQAGVLARSQGLL, encoded by the coding sequence GTGAGCGCGACGGGGGAACTTCCCAGAAGCCCGGCCACGGGCCTGGAGCTCTACCTCTGGTTAAGAGACCACGGGCCGAGCCGGCCCGAGGCGGCCGTCGGTGACCTCGGCCTCGACGGAGTCCAGGCCGCCGCGGCCTGGGCGGAACTGCGTGCGCTGCACCTGGTGCGTCCAGGGCGCGCCCCGGGCGTGGTCGAGCTGGTCGATCCGGACCTCGCGCTGCTCGGCCTGGTCAGACGCCAGCACGAGATGCTGCGTGCTCAGGCTGATGACTGGGCCGAACTGGTCGTCGCCACCCAGGTGCTGATGGAGCGTTACCGCCCGGCCGCCGTGCTGGACTGCGACCGGGTCGAGATCGAGGTGATCACCTCGCCCGCACGGCGGGAGCAGACCCTGCGTGACTTCTACGAGCTGCCGCGCAACCAGTGCCGCCTGCTGCACAACGGATCGGCCGGGACCGCGGCGCAGCAGCGCCTGAACGAGATGATGGTCGGCCTCGCCCGCATGCTGGGACGTCAGGTCAAGGTGGCCTGCGTGTACCCGCGCTGCTTCGACTACGCCCGTAGGCAGCGCCGCTACCTCACCGAGTTGAGCCGGATCGGCGTGGAGGTGCGGTTCGCGCCGCAGCTCCCGTTCAGCCTCATCCTCGCCGATCAGGACACCGCCCTCCTGCCGCCCGCCGACGGCGCCTCCTGCGGCGCGCTCGTCGTCATCCACGGCGGCACGCTGATGCGTACCTTCGACGCCCTGCACACCGACTACTGGGTGAGCTCGGTGCCGTACCAGCCCGACCGCGACGGCGCCGATGACTGCGGAGCCGAGGGGAGCGGTGCCCGGAAAGGCAACGGGGCCGAGCTCAGCGAGCAGCACCGGGCCACGCTGCGGCTGCTCGGCAACGGCCTGACGGACGAGCGCATCGCCCGGACGCTGGGCGTGTCCGTGCGCACGGTCAGCCGGCTGGTGTCGGAGTTGATGCACGCCCTCGGCGCGGAGAGCCGCTTCCAGGCCGGAGTGCTTGCTCGCTCCCAGGGCCTACTGTGA
- a CDS encoding PPOX class F420-dependent oxidoreductase, with amino-acid sequence MSDETERTLESLLIKGRRGVLATLKSDGLPQLSNVSYTYDQQRQLLRISVTDSRAKTRNLRRDPRAVFHVTTSDLGAYVVAEGEAELTAVAQAPDDATVDELVEVYRTIVGEHPDWEEFRAAMVAERRLVIRIPVKRTYGWYGWDPAPSDS; translated from the coding sequence ATGTCTGACGAGACCGAGCGCACGCTCGAGTCGCTGCTCATCAAGGGCCGCCGCGGGGTCCTGGCCACGCTCAAGAGCGACGGCCTGCCGCAGCTGTCCAATGTCAGCTACACCTACGACCAGCAAAGGCAGTTGCTGCGGATCTCGGTGACCGACAGCCGCGCCAAGACGCGCAACCTGCGCAGGGACCCTCGGGCGGTCTTCCACGTGACCACCTCGGACCTGGGTGCCTACGTGGTCGCCGAGGGCGAGGCCGAGCTGACTGCGGTGGCCCAGGCCCCGGACGACGCCACCGTCGATGAACTCGTCGAGGTCTACCGCACGATCGTCGGGGAGCACCCCGACTGGGAGGAGTTCCGCGCGGCCATGGTCGCCGAACGCCGCCTGGTCATCCGTATTCCCGTCAAGCGCACCTACGGGTGGTACGGCTGGGATCCCGCCCCGTCGGACAGCTGA
- a CDS encoding methyltransferase — protein MGEETGLGRARELLRRHQEESRQARSFTLLGREWELHPGVFSPDWTPVTELFTSWIPYPHGGSFLEMGSGAGVTAVWAALQGCREVLALDIARAAVDNTLANARRHGVTDRLKALRSDLFTVLAPGKVFDLVFWNSNFVETPAAADNETELHHAFFDPAYEAHRRYLEQAPAHLTPGGRLLLGFSSLGNHRHLRELVEDQGLEMSLLRKEVRQLPVTVEFQLLELRPARGRGWPEIAVDKHRLGAVTPTRLPPAAQRSADPSGGPHV, from the coding sequence ATGGGCGAGGAGACCGGCCTGGGTCGGGCCAGGGAACTGCTGCGCAGGCACCAGGAGGAGAGCCGACAGGCGCGCTCGTTCACGCTGCTCGGCCGGGAGTGGGAGCTGCACCCGGGCGTGTTCTCACCCGACTGGACCCCGGTGACCGAGCTGTTCACCTCCTGGATCCCCTACCCGCACGGCGGCTCGTTCCTGGAGATGGGCTCGGGCGCCGGGGTCACCGCGGTCTGGGCCGCGCTGCAGGGCTGCCGCGAGGTGCTGGCGCTGGACATCGCCCGCGCGGCCGTGGACAACACCCTTGCCAATGCGCGGCGGCACGGCGTGACGGACCGGTTGAAGGCCCTGCGCAGCGATCTGTTCACCGTTCTGGCCCCGGGCAAGGTGTTCGACCTGGTGTTCTGGAACTCCAACTTCGTGGAGACCCCGGCGGCCGCGGACAACGAGACCGAGCTGCACCACGCCTTCTTCGACCCCGCCTACGAGGCGCACCGGCGCTACCTGGAGCAGGCGCCCGCCCACCTGACGCCCGGCGGCAGACTGCTGCTCGGCTTCAGCAGCCTGGGCAACCACCGGCATCTGCGCGAACTGGTCGAGGACCAGGGGCTGGAGATGTCGCTGCTGCGCAAGGAGGTCAGGCAGCTGCCGGTCACCGTGGAGTTCCAGCTGCTGGAGCTGCGCCCGGCGCGGGGCCGAGGTTGGCCTGAAATCGCCGTCGACAAGCACCGGTTAGGCGCTGTAACGCCAACTAGACTCCCACCAGCCGCGCAGCGGAGCGCGGATCCCTCGGGAGGACCGCATGTCTGA
- a CDS encoding cyclase family protein, which produces MSVLQHLVTALSEGSVEVVDLTAPLSEETPVIELPPELGQPWSFGRETISQYDAAGPEVYWSNIRLSEHTGTHFDAPVHWLPGRYLEDVASVPPGRLLGPAAVLDFSEQAAADPDFLLTRADVEAWEKQYGRLPEHGWLLLRTGWQTRAGDRERFLNGGHTPGITVECARWLAERPSLLGLGVETVGTDAGRAAEFEQPFPCHWYFQGAGKYGLTQLRNLHRLPPQGAVLLAGPLPIVRGSGSPARVLALVERGADGSAGTASSAGTDGRLSTEQER; this is translated from the coding sequence ATGTCCGTTCTCCAGCACCTGGTCACCGCGCTGAGCGAGGGTTCGGTTGAGGTCGTGGACCTCACCGCGCCGCTCTCCGAAGAGACGCCGGTCATCGAACTGCCGCCCGAACTGGGCCAGCCGTGGTCCTTCGGGCGGGAGACCATCAGCCAGTACGACGCGGCCGGCCCGGAGGTGTACTGGAGCAACATCCGGCTCTCCGAGCACACCGGTACCCACTTCGACGCCCCCGTGCACTGGCTGCCCGGCCGCTACCTGGAGGACGTGGCCTCGGTGCCGCCGGGCCGCCTGCTGGGCCCCGCGGCCGTCCTGGACTTCTCCGAACAGGCCGCCGCCGACCCGGACTTCCTGCTCACCCGAGCCGATGTGGAGGCGTGGGAGAAGCAGTACGGGCGCCTGCCCGAGCACGGCTGGCTCCTGCTGCGCACCGGCTGGCAGACGCGCGCGGGGGATCGCGAGCGGTTCCTCAACGGCGGGCACACCCCGGGCATCACCGTCGAGTGCGCCCGCTGGCTCGCCGAGCGGCCCTCGCTGCTGGGCCTCGGCGTGGAGACGGTGGGCACCGACGCCGGGCGGGCCGCCGAGTTCGAGCAACCCTTTCCCTGCCACTGGTACTTCCAGGGCGCGGGCAAGTACGGGCTGACCCAGCTGCGCAACCTGCACCGGCTGCCCCCGCAGGGCGCGGTCCTGCTCGCCGGGCCGCTGCCCATCGTTCGCGGCTCCGGCAGCCCCGCGCGCGTCCTCGCCCTGGTGGAACGCGGCGCCGACGGCAGTGCCGGTACCGCCAGCAGCGCCGGCACCGACGGCCGGCTCAGCACCGAGCAGGAGCGGTGA